The following are encoded in a window of Primulina eburnea isolate SZY01 chromosome 4, ASM2296580v1, whole genome shotgun sequence genomic DNA:
- the LOC140829130 gene encoding uncharacterized protein, whose protein sequence is MSLLAGSYERFIWGYSVKSSALTLTPLFSFPSHLSTIKCVAVSGSAAVSGGNDDTIKIYDLSTSSEIGSLHQSSAVSSLAFYTPPSLSFPRNLVSADAQGCVSIYDADPFVHLKTVKAHKKGVNSISIHPSGKLALTVGHDDCLAMVNLVRGRRSFYCRLNKESSIVQFDGTGDKFFMVVDEKITVHESEDAKLIFELDNGKKVLCAAPGSKGILFTGGEDRSIKAWDTGSGKVVYSIGDAHTARVKGIVVLSKSCDGSGEDDPVIVASASSDGVIRIWDVRMIHEGKPIPVAEANTKSRLTCLSGSSIKSSKRSQF, encoded by the exons ATGAGTTTGCTGGCGGGATCTTACGAGCGTTTCATATGGGGCTACAGCGTCAAGTCCTCCGCCTTAACCCTAACCCCACTCTTCTCCTTCCCATCCCACCTCTCCACCATCAAGTGCGTCGCCGTTTCTGGCTCCGCCGCTGTCTCTGGCGGCAACGATGATACGATCAAAATCTACGACCTCTCCACGTCCTCCGAGATTGGTTCCCTTCACCAATCCTCCGCTGTCTCCTCCCTTGCCTTCTACACCCCTCCTTCCCTCTCATTCCCCAGGAATCTCGTCTCCGCAGATGCCCAAGGCTGTGTCTCCATCTACGATGCTGATCCCTTTGTCCACCTCAAAACCGTCAAAGCTCACAAGAAGGGTGTCAATTCTATTTCCATCCACCCCTCAGGGAAGTTGGCGTTGACGGTAGGCCATGACGATTGCTTGGCCATGGTCAATTTGGTTCGAGGGAGGCGGAGCTTTTACTGTAGGCTGAACAAAGAGTCCTCAATCGTACAATTTGATGGTACTGGAGACAAGTTCTTCATGGTGGTCGATGAGAAAATCACGGTCCACGAATCTGAGGAtgcaaaattaatttttgagttGGATAATGGAAAGAAAGTCCTCTGTGCTGCCCCTGGCTCC AAAGGAATTTTGTTTACGGGTGGAGAAGACAGGAGTATAAAGGCATGGGATACAGGCAGTGGGAAAGTGGTTTACAGCATCGGTGATGCCCACACGGCTCGTGTGAAAGGCATTGTTGTGTTATCAAAGAGTTGTGATGGTTCTGGAGAGGATGATCCGGTTATAGTGGCGTCTGCATCATCAGATGGAGTTATACGAATATGGGATGTGCGTATGATTCATGAAGGGAAGCCAATTCCTGTAGCTGAGGCCAATACCAAGTCCAGGCTCACTTGCCTTTCTGGATCGTCTATCAAAT CCTCCAAACGATCACAATTCTAG
- the LOC140829131 gene encoding solanesyl diphosphate synthase 3, chloroplastic/mitochondrial-like isoform X2 — MLFVRGLTRVTRTGCNRYRWACSSFLGNGQRQLLQPCTLFRSHDHYSQEVLGCRVIYSWVSSAINSIGQQSQLQETYVVEQLDPFSLVADELSILANSLRSMVIAKVPKLASAAEYFFKMGVEGKRFRPTVLLLMATALNVPMPRPVPDAAGDTLSMELRSRQRCIAEITEMIHVASLLHDDVLDDADTRRGIGSLNFVMGNKLAVLAGDFLLSRACVALASLKNTEVVSLLATVVEHLVTGETMQMTTSSDQRCSMEYYMQKTYYKTASLISNSCKAIALLAGQTAEVSMLAYDYGKNLGLAFQLIDDVLDFTGTSSSLGKGSLSDIRHGIITAPILFAMEEFPQLRAIVDQGFDNSANVDRALEYLGKSHGIERTRELAAKHANLASAAIDSLPQNDDKDVQKSRRALVELTHRVITRTK; from the exons ATGTTATTTGTAAGGGGGCTGACCCGGGTTACGAGGACGGGTTGCAACAGGTATCGATGGGCATGCTCTTCTTTTCTTGGTAATGGCCAGCGTCAATTGCTTCAGCCCTGCACTCTGTTTCGCTCTCATGATCATTATTCCCAAGAG GTTTTGGGTTGCAGAGTTATTTATTCTTGGGTTTCAAGTGCCATAAATAGTATTGGGCAACAATCTCAACTTCAGGAAACCTATGTTGTTGAG CAATTAGATCCATTTTCTCTTGTTGCTGATGAACTGTCCATTTTGGCAAATAGCTTGAGGTCCATGGTAATTGCAAAG GTCCCCAAGCTTGCCTCTGCTGCagaatattttttcaaaatggGAGTCGAAGGAAAAAGATTTCGACCCACA GTTCTGTTGTTGATGGCTACAGCTTTAAATGTTCCGATGCCGAGACCAGTTCCTGATGCTGCTGGTGATACTTTGTCCATGGAATTGCGTTCAAGACAGCGATGCATCGCTGAGATCACAGAGATGATCCAT GTTGCCAGCCTCCTCCATGATGACGTGCTGGATGATGCTGACACAAGGCGTGGGATCGGTTCATTGAATTTTGTAATGGGTAATAAG TTAGCTGTACTTGCTGGAGATTTCCTGCTTTCTAGAGCTTGCGTGGCACTTGCTTCTTTAAAGAACACCGAG GTTGTATCACTCTTGGCTACTGTAGTTGAGCATCTTGTTACTGGTGAGACAATGCAAATGACGACTAGTTCTGATCAGCGATGCAG CATGGAATATTATATGCAGAAGACATACTATAAAACTGCCTCATTGATCTCAAATAGCTGCAAGGCCATTGCCCTGCTTGCTGGCCAGACAGCAGAAGTTTCAATGTTGGCGTACGACTATGGAAAAAATCTG GGGCTGGCGTTTCAATTAATAGATGACGTACTTGACTTCACTGGCACATCAAGTTCTCTTGGGAAAGGCTCTTTGTCTGACATTCGTCAT GGTATTATTACTGCTCCAATCTTATTTGCTATGGAGGAGTTTCCCCAGCTTCGGGCCATTGTTGATCAGGGATTCGACAATTCTGCAAATGTGGATCGT GCTCTAGAATACCTTGGAAAGAGTCATGGCATTGAGAGGACTAGAGAGCTAGCAGCAAAGCATGCTAACCTTGCCTCAGCTGCAATTGATTCCCTCCCTCAGAATGATGATAAGGATGTTCAAAAATCAAGGAGGGCACTTGTAGAATTAACACACCGAGTCA
- the LOC140829131 gene encoding solanesyl diphosphate synthase 3, chloroplastic/mitochondrial-like isoform X1, producing MLFVRGLTRVTRTGCNRYRWACSSFLGNGQRQLLQPCTLFRSHDHYSQEVLGCRVIYSWVSSAINSIGQQSQLQETYVVEEQLDPFSLVADELSILANSLRSMVIAKVPKLASAAEYFFKMGVEGKRFRPTVLLLMATALNVPMPRPVPDAAGDTLSMELRSRQRCIAEITEMIHVASLLHDDVLDDADTRRGIGSLNFVMGNKLAVLAGDFLLSRACVALASLKNTEVVSLLATVVEHLVTGETMQMTTSSDQRCSMEYYMQKTYYKTASLISNSCKAIALLAGQTAEVSMLAYDYGKNLGLAFQLIDDVLDFTGTSSSLGKGSLSDIRHGIITAPILFAMEEFPQLRAIVDQGFDNSANVDRALEYLGKSHGIERTRELAAKHANLASAAIDSLPQNDDKDVQKSRRALVELTHRVITRTK from the exons ATGTTATTTGTAAGGGGGCTGACCCGGGTTACGAGGACGGGTTGCAACAGGTATCGATGGGCATGCTCTTCTTTTCTTGGTAATGGCCAGCGTCAATTGCTTCAGCCCTGCACTCTGTTTCGCTCTCATGATCATTATTCCCAAGAG GTTTTGGGTTGCAGAGTTATTTATTCTTGGGTTTCAAGTGCCATAAATAGTATTGGGCAACAATCTCAACTTCAGGAAACCTATGTTGTTGAG GAGCAATTAGATCCATTTTCTCTTGTTGCTGATGAACTGTCCATTTTGGCAAATAGCTTGAGGTCCATGGTAATTGCAAAG GTCCCCAAGCTTGCCTCTGCTGCagaatattttttcaaaatggGAGTCGAAGGAAAAAGATTTCGACCCACA GTTCTGTTGTTGATGGCTACAGCTTTAAATGTTCCGATGCCGAGACCAGTTCCTGATGCTGCTGGTGATACTTTGTCCATGGAATTGCGTTCAAGACAGCGATGCATCGCTGAGATCACAGAGATGATCCAT GTTGCCAGCCTCCTCCATGATGACGTGCTGGATGATGCTGACACAAGGCGTGGGATCGGTTCATTGAATTTTGTAATGGGTAATAAG TTAGCTGTACTTGCTGGAGATTTCCTGCTTTCTAGAGCTTGCGTGGCACTTGCTTCTTTAAAGAACACCGAG GTTGTATCACTCTTGGCTACTGTAGTTGAGCATCTTGTTACTGGTGAGACAATGCAAATGACGACTAGTTCTGATCAGCGATGCAG CATGGAATATTATATGCAGAAGACATACTATAAAACTGCCTCATTGATCTCAAATAGCTGCAAGGCCATTGCCCTGCTTGCTGGCCAGACAGCAGAAGTTTCAATGTTGGCGTACGACTATGGAAAAAATCTG GGGCTGGCGTTTCAATTAATAGATGACGTACTTGACTTCACTGGCACATCAAGTTCTCTTGGGAAAGGCTCTTTGTCTGACATTCGTCAT GGTATTATTACTGCTCCAATCTTATTTGCTATGGAGGAGTTTCCCCAGCTTCGGGCCATTGTTGATCAGGGATTCGACAATTCTGCAAATGTGGATCGT GCTCTAGAATACCTTGGAAAGAGTCATGGCATTGAGAGGACTAGAGAGCTAGCAGCAAAGCATGCTAACCTTGCCTCAGCTGCAATTGATTCCCTCCCTCAGAATGATGATAAGGATGTTCAAAAATCAAGGAGGGCACTTGTAGAATTAACACACCGAGTCA
- the LOC140829131 gene encoding solanesyl diphosphate synthase 3, chloroplastic/mitochondrial-like isoform X3 — MASVNCFSPALCFALMIIIPKRVIYSWVSSAINSIGQQSQLQETYVVEEQLDPFSLVADELSILANSLRSMVIAKVPKLASAAEYFFKMGVEGKRFRPTVLLLMATALNVPMPRPVPDAAGDTLSMELRSRQRCIAEITEMIHVASLLHDDVLDDADTRRGIGSLNFVMGNKLAVLAGDFLLSRACVALASLKNTEVVSLLATVVEHLVTGETMQMTTSSDQRCSMEYYMQKTYYKTASLISNSCKAIALLAGQTAEVSMLAYDYGKNLGLAFQLIDDVLDFTGTSSSLGKGSLSDIRHGIITAPILFAMEEFPQLRAIVDQGFDNSANVDRALEYLGKSHGIERTRELAAKHANLASAAIDSLPQNDDKDVQKSRRALVELTHRVITRTK, encoded by the exons ATGGCCAGCGTCAATTGCTTCAGCCCTGCACTCTGTTTCGCTCTCATGATCATTATTCCCAAGAG AGTTATTTATTCTTGGGTTTCAAGTGCCATAAATAGTATTGGGCAACAATCTCAACTTCAGGAAACCTATGTTGTTGAG GAGCAATTAGATCCATTTTCTCTTGTTGCTGATGAACTGTCCATTTTGGCAAATAGCTTGAGGTCCATGGTAATTGCAAAG GTCCCCAAGCTTGCCTCTGCTGCagaatattttttcaaaatggGAGTCGAAGGAAAAAGATTTCGACCCACA GTTCTGTTGTTGATGGCTACAGCTTTAAATGTTCCGATGCCGAGACCAGTTCCTGATGCTGCTGGTGATACTTTGTCCATGGAATTGCGTTCAAGACAGCGATGCATCGCTGAGATCACAGAGATGATCCAT GTTGCCAGCCTCCTCCATGATGACGTGCTGGATGATGCTGACACAAGGCGTGGGATCGGTTCATTGAATTTTGTAATGGGTAATAAG TTAGCTGTACTTGCTGGAGATTTCCTGCTTTCTAGAGCTTGCGTGGCACTTGCTTCTTTAAAGAACACCGAG GTTGTATCACTCTTGGCTACTGTAGTTGAGCATCTTGTTACTGGTGAGACAATGCAAATGACGACTAGTTCTGATCAGCGATGCAG CATGGAATATTATATGCAGAAGACATACTATAAAACTGCCTCATTGATCTCAAATAGCTGCAAGGCCATTGCCCTGCTTGCTGGCCAGACAGCAGAAGTTTCAATGTTGGCGTACGACTATGGAAAAAATCTG GGGCTGGCGTTTCAATTAATAGATGACGTACTTGACTTCACTGGCACATCAAGTTCTCTTGGGAAAGGCTCTTTGTCTGACATTCGTCAT GGTATTATTACTGCTCCAATCTTATTTGCTATGGAGGAGTTTCCCCAGCTTCGGGCCATTGTTGATCAGGGATTCGACAATTCTGCAAATGTGGATCGT GCTCTAGAATACCTTGGAAAGAGTCATGGCATTGAGAGGACTAGAGAGCTAGCAGCAAAGCATGCTAACCTTGCCTCAGCTGCAATTGATTCCCTCCCTCAGAATGATGATAAGGATGTTCAAAAATCAAGGAGGGCACTTGTAGAATTAACACACCGAGTCA
- the LOC140829131 gene encoding solanesyl diphosphate synthase 3, chloroplastic/mitochondrial-like isoform X4 translates to MVIAKVPKLASAAEYFFKMGVEGKRFRPTVLLLMATALNVPMPRPVPDAAGDTLSMELRSRQRCIAEITEMIHVASLLHDDVLDDADTRRGIGSLNFVMGNKLAVLAGDFLLSRACVALASLKNTEVVSLLATVVEHLVTGETMQMTTSSDQRCSMEYYMQKTYYKTASLISNSCKAIALLAGQTAEVSMLAYDYGKNLGLAFQLIDDVLDFTGTSSSLGKGSLSDIRHGIITAPILFAMEEFPQLRAIVDQGFDNSANVDRALEYLGKSHGIERTRELAAKHANLASAAIDSLPQNDDKDVQKSRRALVELTHRVITRTK, encoded by the exons ATGGTAATTGCAAAG GTCCCCAAGCTTGCCTCTGCTGCagaatattttttcaaaatggGAGTCGAAGGAAAAAGATTTCGACCCACA GTTCTGTTGTTGATGGCTACAGCTTTAAATGTTCCGATGCCGAGACCAGTTCCTGATGCTGCTGGTGATACTTTGTCCATGGAATTGCGTTCAAGACAGCGATGCATCGCTGAGATCACAGAGATGATCCAT GTTGCCAGCCTCCTCCATGATGACGTGCTGGATGATGCTGACACAAGGCGTGGGATCGGTTCATTGAATTTTGTAATGGGTAATAAG TTAGCTGTACTTGCTGGAGATTTCCTGCTTTCTAGAGCTTGCGTGGCACTTGCTTCTTTAAAGAACACCGAG GTTGTATCACTCTTGGCTACTGTAGTTGAGCATCTTGTTACTGGTGAGACAATGCAAATGACGACTAGTTCTGATCAGCGATGCAG CATGGAATATTATATGCAGAAGACATACTATAAAACTGCCTCATTGATCTCAAATAGCTGCAAGGCCATTGCCCTGCTTGCTGGCCAGACAGCAGAAGTTTCAATGTTGGCGTACGACTATGGAAAAAATCTG GGGCTGGCGTTTCAATTAATAGATGACGTACTTGACTTCACTGGCACATCAAGTTCTCTTGGGAAAGGCTCTTTGTCTGACATTCGTCAT GGTATTATTACTGCTCCAATCTTATTTGCTATGGAGGAGTTTCCCCAGCTTCGGGCCATTGTTGATCAGGGATTCGACAATTCTGCAAATGTGGATCGT GCTCTAGAATACCTTGGAAAGAGTCATGGCATTGAGAGGACTAGAGAGCTAGCAGCAAAGCATGCTAACCTTGCCTCAGCTGCAATTGATTCCCTCCCTCAGAATGATGATAAGGATGTTCAAAAATCAAGGAGGGCACTTGTAGAATTAACACACCGAGTCA